A portion of the Malania oleifera isolate guangnan ecotype guangnan chromosome 3, ASM2987363v1, whole genome shotgun sequence genome contains these proteins:
- the LOC131151072 gene encoding small acidic protein 1 — protein sequence MKGLMADYFADLEEQGSSVAMDVDDVDSLEMFGEGVLPADNKLAESDFFNSFEDDFDDSDIN from the coding sequence atgaaaGGTTTAATGGCGGACTACTTCGCCGACCTGGAAGAGCAAGGATCGTCGGTAGCGATGGACGTCGACGACGTCGACTCACTGGAAATGTTCGGGGAGGGCGTCTTGCCGGCCGACAACAAGCTTGCCgagtccgacttcttcaattcttTCGAGGACGACTTCGATGACTCCGACATCAACTGA